The following are encoded in a window of Kaistia algarum genomic DNA:
- a CDS encoding aldo/keto reductase gives MTHPFGHAGRINFRSRLGFGASGLGTLYRDVSEDQAAAVLSAAYEQGLRYFDTAPLYGHGLSELRVGRFLRTIARETVTVSTKVGRYMVPPYGEAVDYGLWASPLPLKSVFDYSYAGTMRSLEQSANRLGIADFDLIYIHDVDRFTHGDAYERRFNEAIEGCFRALDDLRKAGHVKAIGVGVNESDVATRFLKAATFDAVMMAGRYTLLDRQAEEDLLPEAARQGTEIVVAGVFNSGILATGPDRAGATYDYGAPPPAVMARAQRIAAICRAHEVPIQAAAIQFPFRNPLVSAAVLGMSRPERISQNIAWSRHEIPEAFWLEL, from the coding sequence ATGACCCACCCCTTCGGCCATGCGGGCCGCATCAATTTCCGCTCGCGCCTCGGTTTTGGCGCCAGCGGCCTTGGCACGCTCTACCGCGATGTTTCGGAGGACCAGGCCGCGGCGGTCCTGTCGGCTGCCTATGAGCAAGGCCTGCGCTACTTCGATACGGCGCCGCTCTATGGCCATGGCCTCAGCGAATTGCGGGTCGGCCGGTTCCTTCGAACCATCGCGCGCGAAACCGTAACCGTGTCGACCAAGGTCGGTCGCTACATGGTCCCGCCCTATGGCGAGGCCGTCGACTATGGCCTCTGGGCGTCGCCGCTGCCGTTGAAGTCGGTGTTCGACTACAGCTATGCGGGCACGATGCGCTCGCTGGAGCAATCGGCGAACCGGCTCGGGATAGCGGATTTCGATCTGATCTATATCCATGATGTCGATCGCTTCACCCATGGCGATGCCTATGAGCGGCGGTTCAACGAGGCGATTGAAGGTTGCTTCCGCGCGCTCGACGATTTGCGCAAGGCGGGTCATGTGAAGGCGATCGGCGTTGGCGTCAACGAGAGCGATGTCGCGACACGCTTTCTGAAGGCGGCGACGTTCGACGCCGTGATGATGGCAGGCCGCTATACCCTTCTCGACCGGCAGGCGGAAGAGGATCTCCTCCCCGAGGCAGCGAGACAGGGAACCGAGATCGTGGTGGCCGGGGTGTTCAATTCCGGCATTCTCGCCACGGGGCCCGACCGCGCCGGCGCAACCTATGACTACGGCGCTCCGCCGCCGGCGGTGATGGCCCGCGCGCAACGCATCGCGGCGATCTGCAGGGCGCATGAGGTTCCCATCCAGGCGGCGGCGATCCAGTTTCCCTTTCGCAATCCGCTGGTATCCGCCGCGGTGCTGGGCATGAGCCGGCCGGAGCGAATCAGCCAGAACATCGCCTGGTCCAGGCACGAGATTCCCGAGGCATTCTGGCTGGAGCTGTAG
- a CDS encoding amidohydrolase family protein, with the protein MSSPRIDAHHHFWDPASGGDYGWLSGPFDPINRRFGPDDLRPALVESHIDGTVLVQTWNDLGETWAFIRTAAATDFVDGVVGWVDLTDPEIGATLAALQAAPEGKWLVGIRHLIQTEADPNWLLRADVKRGLQTIGAAGLAYDLVPNLPQLPSCVQTVAAFPEQRFVLDHIAKPEIRNRGFDEWAVLMRGFRPERGHVWCKLSGMVTEANWQHWTPEDLRPYVLEALDIFGVDRCLFGSDWPVCLVVARYKRVVDALQECLKDLTSEERDQIFGRSAIEAYRLPRYSSATSQELPI; encoded by the coding sequence ATGTCATCCCCAAGGATCGATGCGCATCACCATTTCTGGGACCCGGCCAGCGGCGGCGACTATGGCTGGCTGAGCGGGCCCTTCGACCCGATCAACCGCCGCTTCGGCCCGGACGATCTGCGCCCGGCGCTTGTCGAAAGCCACATCGATGGAACGGTGCTTGTCCAGACGTGGAATGATCTCGGCGAGACGTGGGCGTTCATCCGAACCGCGGCGGCGACGGATTTCGTCGATGGCGTCGTCGGCTGGGTCGACCTGACCGATCCCGAAATTGGCGCGACGCTTGCCGCCTTGCAGGCCGCGCCAGAGGGAAAGTGGCTGGTTGGGATACGGCACCTCATCCAGACGGAGGCGGATCCGAACTGGCTGTTGCGGGCCGACGTGAAGCGCGGACTGCAAACCATCGGCGCGGCTGGTCTCGCCTATGATCTCGTGCCCAACCTGCCGCAGCTTCCATCCTGCGTTCAGACCGTTGCCGCCTTTCCTGAACAACGCTTCGTGCTGGACCACATCGCCAAGCCGGAAATCCGCAATCGCGGGTTCGACGAATGGGCGGTGCTGATGCGGGGCTTTCGTCCCGAGCGCGGCCATGTCTGGTGCAAGCTTTCGGGCATGGTGACCGAGGCGAACTGGCAGCATTGGACGCCCGAGGATCTAAGGCCCTACGTGCTGGAAGCGCTGGATATCTTCGGCGTCGATCGTTGCCTGTTCGGCAGCGACTGGCCGGTCTGCCTCGTCGTCGCCCGCTATAAGCGGGTCGTGGACGCCTTGCAGGAGTGCCTGAAGGATCTGACCAGCGAAGAACGTGACCAGATCTTCGGCCGCTCGGCGATCGAGGCCTATCGGCTGCCTCGCTACAGCTCCGCGACTTCGCAGGAACTGCCGATATGA